A genome region from bacterium includes the following:
- a CDS encoding Gfo/Idh/MocA family oxidoreductase translates to MATPKLRCALIGCGGMSAGHAMGYNNHPQCEIVAVADIAEDKAKARAQSHAPNAAIYTDYAKMLKAEQPDIVSICLWPHLHGPAVFASVRAGVRAVHCEKPMAPTWGEAQKMAAACDKAGIQLTFGHQRRFLPAFRQAKELAAAGAIGDLKRIEGACSNMIDWGTHWLDMMFFLNNETPAVWVLGQISATEWREVFGLPLETQALCEVLFANGVRGMLYTGTDNDIGCTMRLMGTDGLIELREGEQPLWVRGKGDSKWKTPKVAGRLHGSEAVAAGVCDVADALLTGREPELAARKALQATEVIFATYESSRRRGRVDLPLKQKDSAYLTMLETGDLKPRRVKK, encoded by the coding sequence ATGGCCACCCCGAAGTTGCGCTGTGCGCTGATCGGCTGTGGCGGCATGTCCGCCGGCCACGCCATGGGCTACAACAACCACCCGCAATGTGAGATCGTGGCAGTCGCCGACATCGCCGAGGACAAGGCGAAGGCCCGGGCACAGTCCCACGCCCCGAACGCCGCGATCTACACCGACTACGCCAAGATGCTGAAGGCCGAGCAGCCCGACATCGTCAGCATCTGCCTGTGGCCGCACCTGCACGGTCCCGCCGTGTTCGCCAGCGTTCGCGCCGGCGTGCGGGCGGTCCACTGCGAGAAGCCCATGGCCCCGACGTGGGGCGAGGCGCAGAAGATGGCCGCCGCCTGTGACAAGGCCGGCATCCAACTCACCTTCGGCCACCAGCGCCGCTTCCTGCCCGCCTTCCGCCAGGCGAAGGAGCTGGCCGCGGCCGGCGCCATCGGCGACCTGAAGCGTATCGAGGGCGCTTGCAGCAACATGATTGACTGGGGCACCCACTGGCTGGACATGATGTTCTTCCTGAACAACGAGACCCCGGCGGTCTGGGTGCTGGGCCAGATCTCGGCCACCGAGTGGCGCGAAGTCTTCGGCCTGCCGCTGGAGACCCAGGCCCTCTGCGAGGTCCTGTTCGCCAACGGCGTGCGCGGGATGCTCTACACGGGCACGGACAACGACATCGGCTGCACCATGCGGCTGATGGGCACCGACGGTCTGATCGAGTTGCGCGAGGGCGAGCAGCCTCTGTGGGTGCGCGGCAAGGGCGACAGCAAGTGGAAGACCCCGAAGGTGGCCGGCCGCCTCCACGGTAGCGAGGCCGTCGCGGCGGGCGTGTGCGATGTGGCCGACGCGCTGCTCACCGGGCGCGAGCCTGAGTTGGCCGCCCGCAAGGCCCTGCAGGCCACCGAGGTCATCTTCGCGACCTACGAGTCCAGCCGCCGCCGCGGCCGCGTAGACCTGCCGCTCAAGCAGAAGGACTCGGCCTACCTGACCATGCTCGAGACCGGCGACCTCAAGCCCAGGCGCGTGAAGAAGTAG
- a CDS encoding Gfo/Idh/MocA family oxidoreductase, protein MSKRNRKTIRVGVYGIGRGRSFADQAAAMEGVELAAICDQRERPLQDFLRAHPGVTGYTDYARMLEHDLDAVVLANYCTEHAPAAIQALQAGKHVQSESIAIKTMGEAVDLVRAVEATGKIYMYAENYAYMNFAQEMAYLYQQGEIGEFRYGEGEYVHPVSADTKISLSPTLDHWRNWIPATYYCTHSMSPIMYITRLRPVKVNGFVIPWDPQTPACSQTYKRNDLAAIIMVQMENGAYAKLLFGALEKHHYWYRIYGHKGEMENSRTDAGQLLIHKEPWNKRPGEPADLAYRPEFRQFHDLAARSGHGGGDFFMLHEFVEAIRTGVPPYFDIYRGLQMSCLGILAYKSALNDNRAFDVPSFHSAAELKPYEEDNWTCDPADAGPGQPWPSILGNIKKPKALRDKVAKRARELRPDWDL, encoded by the coding sequence ATGTCCAAACGTAACCGCAAGACCATCCGCGTCGGTGTCTATGGCATCGGACGCGGTCGTTCCTTTGCCGATCAAGCCGCGGCCATGGAGGGCGTCGAGCTGGCGGCCATCTGCGATCAGCGCGAGCGTCCGCTGCAGGACTTCCTCCGCGCCCATCCCGGCGTGACCGGCTACACGGACTACGCCCGGATGCTGGAGCACGACCTGGACGCGGTCGTGCTGGCCAACTACTGCACCGAGCACGCCCCGGCGGCCATCCAGGCCCTGCAGGCCGGCAAGCACGTACAGAGCGAGTCCATCGCCATCAAGACCATGGGGGAGGCGGTGGACCTGGTCCGCGCCGTCGAGGCCACCGGCAAGATCTACATGTACGCCGAGAACTACGCCTACATGAACTTCGCCCAGGAGATGGCGTACCTGTATCAGCAGGGCGAGATCGGCGAGTTCCGCTACGGTGAGGGCGAGTACGTCCACCCGGTCTCCGCCGACACGAAGATCAGCCTCTCACCCACGCTCGACCACTGGCGCAACTGGATCCCCGCCACCTACTACTGCACTCACAGCATGAGTCCCATCATGTACATCACGCGCCTGCGCCCGGTGAAGGTCAACGGGTTCGTGATCCCCTGGGACCCGCAGACCCCAGCCTGCAGCCAGACCTACAAGCGCAACGACCTCGCGGCGATCATCATGGTGCAGATGGAGAACGGCGCCTACGCCAAGCTCCTGTTCGGGGCGCTGGAGAAGCACCACTACTGGTACCGCATCTACGGCCACAAGGGGGAGATGGAGAACTCGCGCACCGACGCCGGCCAGTTGCTCATCCACAAGGAGCCCTGGAACAAGCGCCCCGGCGAGCCGGCCGACCTGGCCTACCGGCCGGAGTTCCGCCAGTTCCACGACCTCGCCGCGCGCAGCGGCCATGGCGGCGGCGACTTCTTCATGCTCCACGAGTTCGTCGAGGCCATCCGCACCGGCGTCCCGCCGTATTTCGACATCTACCGCGGCCTGCAGATGAGCTGCCTGGGCATCCTCGCGTACAAGAGCGCGCTGAATGACAACAGGGCGTTCGACGTGCCCAGCTTCCACAGCGCCGCCGAGCTCAAGCCGTACGAGGAGGACAACTGGACGTGCGACCCGGCCGACGCCGGGCCCGGCCAGCCATGGCCGAGCATCCTGGGGAACATCAAGAAGCCGAAGGCCCTGCGGGACAAAGTCGCCAAACGCGCGCGGGAGTTACGCCCCGACTGGGACCTGTAG
- a CDS encoding PQQ-binding-like beta-propeller repeat protein: MSCHLAAATSISLALISLMAVAQPQQRVALTPTPPLQLALDSPGTVIVAPQAGEYPALAARLAEGLAAVTQQKPRIVADTTAVDALGAGPVLVLGNLMDNHLARSLYLHAYDFTDYSWPSPGGHVVRTIRDPLGTGAHVLMLGGSDPAGVAAAVDALLAHVRARGPKLGYLNLVHLGKWAAEIIGFTGRYLGDDAKTWTRVGGAGSWDYQQQIGRAGVGYLRTGDERYLPVFQRELRCWFDHYVLNLRTDAPPQSHGFLHSMLMIWDLVRDHPSFTAQERLKLDEDFLVVYRSGEGPARIKGASQVRRIRDNHGTRTGLDGMYGGRFFLRRFGGSDPAVATQAKEWLSIADAYFTTQMGSAKPVEDSWGHQWAASLYDTLLYAMLADRTEYFTAQALRQAADRALIAHARAGAPRGYLSALAVATGDTGYLSGFTAGEGYGQRCAGMNGTCNELLRGFCTNDPVRERQDLLGVKVAPLDQLWYGTIDAAGFNPGDLFTVTVPREQGFDKLSVREGWGGNDYYLLLDGISGGHHSYEDGNCIIMLQEAGAMWSARTGRSLSESGTVKSSNGVAIALDGSGPGRLHRYARLLYSGESAGYMAVGTAFEGVGDADWQRHIIRKRGQWTLVVDRVLARREGEALAERHWYLRGELTPRADGLTAVQSVGAQRRALHLQTAGVLPEGMSGTTDRVEAVRAPVRPGQPLEFATLLHVSPETPLPAGALQVRALDQPCTGAPAAPAGIGRLTDLGIVVLRATQPGNWLEMPFRLAQPVAGEVAVDLLGFTDRGPVRVLLDGKQIVARYEHRAAGVVSQRVSLGRYELAAGEHRLRLEVVGDPPADGKCYIGLGGLLVTPGTATALPAPGQPVYSLTRTAAGWRVEGQGHTEVITVGEQGAAGFPAWQVGQPAATPSATSLQAAPVDLQGLLPLHPQVAAAPLPWRALKLAEAPITAVVRAADGRVAAGDAKGAVGVFSADGKRVASAEMESQALALHFLGEDLLVGEDRGALTRLGPDGATRWQVVIPYEPMPWDYWSEYRSRVREITSADLNGDGQAEILLSNSDRRVHAFTGDGRLLWRAPVEWGIFTGMTPGSFGGKFALFGGTSRPSIHGRCLIFPADGGRPQALTRPDLVSWSVPSQFRDMRLVDLNGDGVTEIINAVDTNCRQLVVYREDGKVLWDADMAGAAEALAVKGDTIYGGGNSGYVAAFAGATGKRLWACYLGEPVVLLALTAEGRLAAVTPAGRVFLVGPGGQLEGRVELGSSVSAVMRPGDHRVGEKLLVGTKDGRVIAQ, from the coding sequence ATGTCCTGCCACCTCGCCGCCGCGACCAGCATCTCGCTAGCTCTCATCAGTCTCATGGCAGTCGCCCAGCCACAGCAACGCGTGGCCCTGACGCCCACGCCGCCGCTGCAGCTCGCGCTGGACAGCCCCGGAACGGTGATCGTCGCGCCACAGGCAGGGGAATACCCCGCGCTGGCCGCGCGGCTGGCTGAGGGTCTGGCCGCGGTGACCCAGCAGAAGCCGCGGATCGTCGCCGATACCACTGCCGTGGACGCCCTCGGCGCCGGGCCGGTGCTCGTCCTGGGTAACCTCATGGACAACCACCTTGCCCGCAGTCTGTACCTGCATGCCTACGACTTCACGGACTACTCCTGGCCCAGCCCCGGCGGACACGTGGTGCGCACCATCCGCGATCCACTCGGCACCGGCGCCCATGTGCTGATGCTCGGGGGCAGCGACCCCGCCGGTGTGGCGGCGGCGGTGGACGCCCTGCTCGCCCACGTGCGCGCCCGGGGGCCGAAGCTGGGCTACCTGAACCTGGTGCACCTCGGGAAGTGGGCCGCCGAGATCATCGGCTTCACGGGACGCTACCTGGGGGATGACGCCAAGACCTGGACGCGCGTGGGCGGGGCGGGAAGCTGGGACTACCAGCAGCAGATCGGCCGCGCCGGTGTCGGCTACCTGCGCACCGGCGATGAGCGCTATCTGCCCGTGTTCCAGCGCGAGCTGCGGTGCTGGTTCGACCACTATGTCCTCAACCTGCGGACCGACGCCCCGCCCCAGAGCCACGGCTTCCTGCACAGCATGTTGATGATCTGGGATCTGGTCCGCGACCACCCCTCGTTCACCGCCCAGGAGCGGCTGAAGCTCGACGAGGACTTCCTGGTCGTCTACCGCTCGGGCGAGGGGCCGGCGCGCATCAAGGGTGCGAGCCAGGTGCGGCGCATCCGCGACAACCACGGCACACGGACCGGGCTCGACGGCATGTACGGCGGGCGGTTCTTCCTGCGGCGGTTCGGGGGGAGCGACCCGGCGGTGGCGACGCAGGCGAAGGAGTGGCTGAGCATCGCCGACGCCTACTTCACCACCCAGATGGGCTCGGCCAAGCCGGTGGAAGACTCGTGGGGGCACCAGTGGGCGGCTTCGCTGTATGACACGCTGCTGTACGCGATGCTGGCTGACCGGACCGAGTACTTCACTGCGCAGGCCCTGCGCCAGGCGGCGGACCGAGCGCTGATCGCCCATGCGCGCGCCGGAGCGCCGCGCGGCTATCTGTCCGCGCTCGCCGTCGCCACCGGCGACACGGGATACCTGAGCGGCTTCACTGCCGGCGAGGGCTACGGCCAGCGGTGCGCGGGGATGAACGGCACGTGCAATGAGCTGCTGCGCGGGTTCTGCACGAATGACCCCGTCCGCGAGCGCCAGGACCTGTTGGGCGTGAAGGTGGCGCCGCTGGATCAGCTCTGGTATGGCACGATTGATGCGGCCGGCTTCAACCCCGGCGACCTGTTCACTGTCACGGTGCCGCGCGAGCAGGGCTTCGACAAGCTGTCCGTGCGCGAGGGCTGGGGCGGCAATGACTATTACCTGCTGCTGGACGGCATCTCCGGCGGCCACCACTCGTACGAGGACGGCAACTGCATCATCATGCTGCAGGAAGCCGGGGCGATGTGGAGCGCGCGCACCGGCCGCAGCCTCAGTGAGTCCGGCACGGTCAAGTCCAGCAACGGGGTCGCGATCGCGCTGGATGGCTCCGGCCCCGGGCGCCTCCACCGCTACGCGCGGCTGCTGTACAGCGGCGAGAGCGCGGGATACATGGCCGTCGGCACCGCCTTCGAGGGCGTGGGCGACGCCGACTGGCAGCGGCACATCATCCGCAAGCGCGGGCAGTGGACGCTGGTGGTGGACCGGGTGCTGGCCCGGCGCGAGGGCGAGGCGCTGGCAGAGCGGCACTGGTACCTGCGCGGCGAACTGACGCCCCGCGCCGATGGCCTGACCGCCGTGCAGTCCGTCGGGGCGCAGCGGCGGGCCCTGCACCTGCAGACCGCCGGCGTGCTGCCCGAGGGGATGAGCGGCACCACGGACCGCGTCGAGGCGGTGCGGGCGCCCGTGCGGCCTGGCCAGCCGCTGGAGTTCGCGACGCTGCTGCACGTGTCGCCGGAGACTCCCCTGCCGGCCGGAGCCTTGCAGGTCCGGGCCCTCGACCAGCCCTGCACCGGGGCCCCGGCCGCGCCCGCCGGCATCGGGCGGCTCACGGACCTGGGCATTGTCGTCTTGCGGGCGACGCAGCCGGGGAACTGGCTGGAGATGCCCTTCCGCCTGGCCCAGCCGGTGGCGGGGGAGGTCGCGGTGGACTTGCTCGGCTTCACCGACCGCGGGCCGGTCCGGGTGCTGCTGGATGGCAAGCAGATCGTGGCGCGATACGAGCACCGGGCGGCCGGCGTGGTGTCACAGCGGGTGTCGCTGGGGCGATACGAGTTGGCGGCGGGGGAGCACCGTCTGCGCCTGGAGGTCGTCGGCGATCCCCCGGCGGACGGCAAGTGCTACATCGGGCTGGGTGGGCTGCTGGTGACGCCGGGCACCGCGACGGCGCTCCCGGCGCCGGGACAGCCGGTCTACTCCCTGACCCGCACCGCCGCCGGCTGGCGCGTCGAGGGTCAGGGCCATACGGAAGTCATCACCGTGGGCGAGCAGGGGGCGGCCGGCTTCCCGGCGTGGCAAGTCGGGCAGCCCGCGGCAACACCGTCCGCGACGAGCTTGCAGGCGGCGCCGGTGGACCTGCAGGGCCTGCTGCCGCTGCACCCGCAGGTGGCTGCGGCGCCGCTGCCATGGCGCGCTCTGAAGCTGGCCGAGGCCCCGATCACAGCCGTGGTGCGCGCGGCGGACGGGCGCGTCGCCGCCGGGGATGCGAAGGGCGCGGTGGGCGTCTTCTCGGCCGACGGGAAGCGCGTGGCCTCGGCAGAGATGGAGAGCCAGGCGCTCGCGCTGCACTTCCTGGGTGAGGACCTGCTGGTGGGCGAGGACCGGGGGGCGCTGACGAGGCTGGGCCCGGATGGGGCCACGCGCTGGCAGGTCGTGATCCCCTACGAGCCGATGCCGTGGGACTACTGGAGCGAGTACCGCAGCCGGGTGCGCGAGATCACGTCGGCCGACCTCAATGGCGACGGGCAGGCGGAGATATTGCTCTCCAACTCCGACCGCCGCGTCCATGCTTTCACCGGCGACGGCAGACTGCTGTGGCGGGCTCCGGTCGAGTGGGGCATCTTCACGGGGATGACGCCGGGGAGCTTCGGCGGCAAGTTCGCCCTGTTCGGCGGCACCTCCCGGCCCTCGATCCATGGACGCTGCCTGATCTTCCCGGCCGACGGCGGCCGGCCGCAGGCCCTGACCCGGCCGGACCTCGTCTCCTGGTCGGTGCCGTCGCAGTTCCGCGACATGCGGTTGGTGGACCTGAACGGCGACGGCGTCACCGAGATCATCAACGCCGTGGACACCAACTGCCGGCAACTGGTCGTGTACCGCGAGGACGGGAAGGTGCTGTGGGACGCGGACATGGCCGGGGCCGCCGAGGCGCTGGCGGTGAAGGGCGACACGATCTACGGCGGGGGCAACTCGGGGTACGTGGCGGCCTTCGCCGGGGCGACCGGCAAGCGCCTCTGGGCCTGCTACCTGGGGGAGCCGGTCGTGCTGCTGGCCCTGACAGCCGAGGGGCGTCTGGCCGCCGTCACACCGGCCGGGAGGGTCTTCCTGGTGGGGCCTGGCGGCCAACTGGAGGGGCGCGTGGAACTGGGCAGCAGCGTCTCGGCGGTGATGCGTCCGGGCGACCACCGTGTCGGGGAGAAGCTGCTGGTCGGCACGAAGGACGGCCGCGTCATCGCGCAGTGA
- a CDS encoding alkaline phosphatase family protein, with amino-acid sequence MGTSRPAAGGVCWRWRGLIAAVAVVLAAAAFALVRRDAFASLLILIAISGGPVLTSPLWLTGGWLVGHWWRGGPGRRRRRWWLPALGVLLILPAVGVVSLLSFHSVRLAGHQDLLNGQDRYVVLIIADGGSFDRAVELFMKSARDPAHYREQINGAFPNISQHFLREGAYTLNGTCIWPSSSVPAHTSIMTGCYPGKHGILGQRYYERALRHHVSYIGLGITQHNNQLLPTAKTLFEYFPRARSTAVVQVANRGCTVYFPGPPDDNTAFAEWRWVVSCLNGLGKRTGRPGVPRVQVVTLASIDHASHVTYLGSEEIVETYKNVDRLVGLMIDFMGERGLLDKTTFVLCADHGIAPVSKHLTIDHVLEDLRFYPYRAFRYTMATVWGSFESNFWKGTRRKFDHRYDCLALWGGNSDALLYIKGQERDAQGKAVRSTWDIKPTLASLEAYNIKGEEANLIERILDYSPGVGFVVAHPAPDEVLICSREGRARALRRPLQGNEAAYRYDIVRGQDPLGYAAVPALKPYVNTGRWLSDTRWLDLTCTLRYPDVLHRMMNSFGGERDGDLHLVAAEGWDFTPANVSSNVLTGTHGGLDRAQSVVPIMFWGKGIKRVELKTGRTVDVVPTILALLDVPYDPSTVSGRPLDVLEP; translated from the coding sequence ATGGGTACGTCCAGACCGGCTGCCGGGGGTGTGTGCTGGCGCTGGCGGGGGCTCATCGCGGCAGTGGCGGTCGTCCTGGCGGCCGCCGCGTTTGCCCTGGTCAGGCGGGATGCGTTCGCCAGCCTGCTCATACTGATCGCGATCAGCGGAGGCCCGGTGCTCACCTCGCCGCTGTGGCTGACAGGCGGTTGGTTGGTGGGCCACTGGTGGCGCGGGGGGCCCGGGCGGCGGCGGCGCCGCTGGTGGCTGCCAGCGCTGGGTGTGCTGCTCATCCTGCCGGCCGTGGGCGTAGTGTCGCTGCTGTCGTTTCACTCCGTCCGGCTCGCCGGGCATCAGGACCTGCTCAACGGCCAGGACCGCTACGTGGTCCTGATCATCGCCGACGGGGGCAGCTTCGACCGGGCGGTCGAGCTGTTCATGAAGTCGGCCCGCGATCCGGCCCATTACCGCGAGCAGATCAACGGCGCCTTCCCCAACATCAGCCAGCACTTCCTGCGCGAAGGCGCTTACACCCTCAACGGCACCTGCATCTGGCCCTCCTCGAGCGTGCCCGCCCATACCAGCATCATGACCGGCTGCTATCCCGGCAAGCACGGCATACTGGGCCAGCGCTACTACGAGCGGGCGCTGCGCCACCACGTATCGTACATCGGGCTCGGCATCACCCAGCACAACAACCAGCTCCTGCCGACGGCGAAGACCCTCTTTGAGTACTTTCCCCGGGCGCGGAGCACCGCCGTCGTGCAGGTTGCCAACCGCGGCTGCACCGTGTACTTCCCCGGCCCACCGGACGACAACACGGCCTTTGCGGAGTGGCGTTGGGTCGTGTCGTGCCTCAACGGCCTGGGGAAGCGTACCGGGCGGCCGGGCGTCCCGCGGGTGCAGGTGGTCACCCTCGCCAGCATAGACCACGCCTCGCATGTCACCTACCTGGGATCCGAGGAGATCGTGGAGACGTACAAGAATGTGGACCGTCTCGTCGGCCTGATGATTGACTTCATGGGCGAGCGCGGACTGCTCGACAAGACGACCTTCGTCCTGTGCGCGGATCACGGCATCGCCCCGGTGAGCAAGCACCTGACGATTGACCACGTGCTCGAGGACCTGCGGTTCTACCCGTACCGGGCTTTCCGCTACACCATGGCCACGGTGTGGGGCTCGTTCGAGTCGAACTTCTGGAAGGGGACACGCCGGAAGTTCGACCACCGCTACGACTGTCTCGCGCTGTGGGGCGGCAACTCCGACGCGCTCCTGTACATCAAGGGGCAGGAGCGTGATGCGCAGGGGAAGGCTGTGCGCAGCACCTGGGACATCAAGCCGACGCTGGCGAGTCTGGAGGCGTACAACATCAAGGGCGAGGAGGCCAACCTGATCGAGCGCATCCTGGACTACTCGCCGGGAGTGGGCTTTGTGGTGGCGCACCCGGCCCCGGACGAGGTCCTGATCTGCTCGAGGGAGGGGCGGGCGCGGGCGCTGCGGCGGCCCCTGCAGGGCAATGAAGCGGCCTACCGCTATGACATCGTGCGCGGGCAGGACCCGCTGGGCTATGCCGCTGTCCCGGCCCTGAAGCCCTATGTCAACACTGGCCGGTGGCTGAGCGACACGCGCTGGCTGGACTTGACGTGCACGCTACGCTACCCGGACGTGCTGCACCGCATGATGAACTCCTTCGGGGGAGAGCGCGACGGCGACCTGCACCTGGTCGCGGCGGAGGGGTGGGACTTCACGCCCGCCAACGTCTCTAGCAACGTCCTGACGGGCACGCACGGCGGCCTGGACCGGGCGCAGTCGGTCGTCCCGATCATGTTCTGGGGCAAGGGCATCAAGCGCGTCGAGCTGAAGACCGGGCGGACCGTGGACGTGGTGCCGACGATCCTCGCGTTGCTCGATGTCCCCTACGACCCGAGTACCGTCAGCGGGCGCCCGCTGGATGTGCTGGAGCCGTAA